One segment of Engraulis encrasicolus isolate BLACKSEA-1 chromosome 7, IST_EnEncr_1.0, whole genome shotgun sequence DNA contains the following:
- the banf1 gene encoding barrier-to-autointegration factor → MSSTSQKHKDFVAEPMGEKPVTNLAGIGEVLGSRLEEKGFDKAYVVLGQFLVLKKDEELFRDWLKDTCGANAKQQGDCYGCLREWCDAFL, encoded by the exons ATGTCGTCCACCTCACAAAAACATAAAGACTTCGTAGCCGAGCCCATGGGGGAGAAGCCGGTGACGAACCTCGCAGGCATCGGAGAGGTACTGGGAAGCCGCCTGGAGGAGAAAGGTTTCGACAAG GCATACGTGGTCCTGGGCCAGTTCCTGGTCTTGAAGAAGGACGAAGAGCTCTTCCGTGATTGGTTAAAAGACACATGCGGGGCCAACGCCAAACAGCAAGGTGACTGCTATGGCTGCCTTCGGGAGTGGTGTGACGCCTTCCTGTAG
- the gng3 gene encoding guanine nucleotide-binding protein G(I)/G(S)/G(O) subunit gamma-3, whose product MKGDTPVNSTMSVGQARKLVEQLKIEASFCRIKVSKAAADLMAYCDAHVCEDPLITPVPTSENPFREKKFFCALL is encoded by the exons atgAAAGGAGATACCCCCGTGAACAGCACCATGAGTGTCGGACAGGCCAGGAAGCTGGTGGAGCAGCTCAAAATTGAAGCCAGTTTCTGCCGCATCAAG GTTTCTAAGGCGGCGGCGGACCTAATGGCGTACTGTGACGCGCACGTGTGTGAGGATCCCCTCATCACCCCCGTGCCCACCTCCGAGAACCCCTTCAGGGAAAAGAAGTTCTTCTGTGCCCTCCTGTGA
- the LOC134452417 gene encoding seipin-like isoform X1 yields the protein MQTEEKRPLASAEEPQSPTTRHQQKQREKERDVGMGGVTGPVLMWLQDVAAVTLLKARRTLLQVAIAVCILLLLLWVSIFLYGSFYYAYMPLVSYATPVHLYYSDTLLQDLVNALSSAHMDSMPMNWRVVCAICSCRTDCVSSEGELCSFPRANISLLKNGKDQVMVPGQPYRVSLDLEMPESPVNEQLGMFMVKMSCYSREGHTTTSVARSAMLHYRSSLLQTLSTLAFSPLLLSGVSEQKQMLEVELFSDYRDNSYQPAVGAMIEIHSRRVQVYSAQLRIHAYFTGIRYVLYNFPLLSAVVGVGSNFLFLCVIVLFGYLHIIWGGIWPPEQVRVRVMMGDATRLQQRREEARKRLSSTNLQNEFNKPDTDRPPSRGSTQEALSSPKKGLLEATVIRASDSEGMQYSSADEAVILEAPRLTEMEASEEEDSEPSSKTPPSTPLLPPQDTPSNNDITLRQRH from the exons AtgcagacagaggagaagaggccCCTGGCGTCGGCAGAAGAACCCCAG AGCCCAACGACTCGGCATCAGCAGAAGCagcgggagaaggagagagacgtcGGCATGGGTGGGGTGACGGGTCCGGTGCTGATGTGGCTGCAGGACGTGGCGGCGGTGACGCTGCTGAAGGCCAGGAGGACGCTGCTGCAGGTGGCCATCGCCGTCTgcatcctgctgctgctgctctgggtcTCCATCTTCCTCTACGGCAGCTTCTACTACGCCTACATGCCCCTGGTCAGCTACGCCACGCCCGTACACCTttactacag TGACACACTACTGCAGGATTTGGTAAATGCCCTGTCCTCTGCCCATATGGACAGCATGCCTATGAACTGGAGGGTTGTGTGTGCCATTTGCTCCTGCAGGACCGACTGCGTCTCCAGCGAAGGAGAGCTCTGCTCCTTCCCCAGGGCCAACATCTCTCTGCTCAAGAACGGCAAAGACCAG GTGATGGTTCCAGGTCAGCCGTACCGCGTCTCTCTGGACCTGGAGATGCCAGAGTCTCCAGTGAATGAGCAGCTGGGCATGTTCATGGTCAAGATGTCCTGCTACAGCCGCGAGGGACACACCACCACCTCCGTCGCACGCTCT GCCATGCTGCACTACCGCTCCAGCCTGCTGCAGACCCTCAGCACGCTGGCCTTCTCCCCCCTGCTGCTCTCTGGCGTCTCCGAACAGAAACAGATGCTGGAGGTCGAACTGTTCTCCGACTACAGGGACAActcg tATCAGCCTGCCGTGGGTGCCATGATTGAGATCCACTCCCGTCGGGTGCAGGTGTACTCCGCCCAGCTCAGGATTCACGCCTACTTCACTGGCATCCG GTATGTGTTGTATAACTTCCCTCTGCTATCGGCGGTGGTGGGCGTGGGCAGTAACTTCCTCTTCCTGTGCGTCATCGTGCTGTTTGGCTACCTGCACATCATCTGGGGCGGCATCTGGCCCCCCGAGCAGGTCCGCGTGCGG GTGATGATGGGGGATGCCACTCGActgcagcagaggagagaagaggcacgCAAGCGCCTGTCATCCACCAACCTGCAGAACGagt TCAATAAGCCGGACACAGATAGACCGCCCTCTAGAGGAAGCACCCAggaagcactctcctctccaaAAAAGG GGTTACTAGAAGCAACCGTGATTCGCGCTTCAGATTCTGAAGGAATGCAATACAGCAGTGCag atgaGGCAGTGATCCTGGAGGCCCCGCGTCTGACTGAGATGGAGGCGAGTGAAGAGGAGGATTCAGAACCCTCCAGCAAGACTCCCCCGTCCACCCCATTACTACCACCACAAGACACACCCAGCAACAACGACATCACTCTCAGGCAgagacactga
- the LOC134452417 gene encoding seipin-like isoform X2: MQTEEKRPLASAEEPQSPTTRHQQKQREKERDVGMGGVTGPVLMWLQDVAAVTLLKARRTLLQVAIAVCILLLLLWVSIFLYGSFYYAYMPLVSYATPVHLYYRTDCVSSEGELCSFPRANISLLKNGKDQVMVPGQPYRVSLDLEMPESPVNEQLGMFMVKMSCYSREGHTTTSVARSAMLHYRSSLLQTLSTLAFSPLLLSGVSEQKQMLEVELFSDYRDNSYQPAVGAMIEIHSRRVQVYSAQLRIHAYFTGIRYVLYNFPLLSAVVGVGSNFLFLCVIVLFGYLHIIWGGIWPPEQVRVRVMMGDATRLQQRREEARKRLSSTNLQNEFNKPDTDRPPSRGSTQEALSSPKKGLLEATVIRASDSEGMQYSSADEAVILEAPRLTEMEASEEEDSEPSSKTPPSTPLLPPQDTPSNNDITLRQRH; the protein is encoded by the exons AtgcagacagaggagaagaggccCCTGGCGTCGGCAGAAGAACCCCAG AGCCCAACGACTCGGCATCAGCAGAAGCagcgggagaaggagagagacgtcGGCATGGGTGGGGTGACGGGTCCGGTGCTGATGTGGCTGCAGGACGTGGCGGCGGTGACGCTGCTGAAGGCCAGGAGGACGCTGCTGCAGGTGGCCATCGCCGTCTgcatcctgctgctgctgctctgggtcTCCATCTTCCTCTACGGCAGCTTCTACTACGCCTACATGCCCCTGGTCAGCTACGCCACGCCCGTACACCTttactacag GACCGACTGCGTCTCCAGCGAAGGAGAGCTCTGCTCCTTCCCCAGGGCCAACATCTCTCTGCTCAAGAACGGCAAAGACCAG GTGATGGTTCCAGGTCAGCCGTACCGCGTCTCTCTGGACCTGGAGATGCCAGAGTCTCCAGTGAATGAGCAGCTGGGCATGTTCATGGTCAAGATGTCCTGCTACAGCCGCGAGGGACACACCACCACCTCCGTCGCACGCTCT GCCATGCTGCACTACCGCTCCAGCCTGCTGCAGACCCTCAGCACGCTGGCCTTCTCCCCCCTGCTGCTCTCTGGCGTCTCCGAACAGAAACAGATGCTGGAGGTCGAACTGTTCTCCGACTACAGGGACAActcg tATCAGCCTGCCGTGGGTGCCATGATTGAGATCCACTCCCGTCGGGTGCAGGTGTACTCCGCCCAGCTCAGGATTCACGCCTACTTCACTGGCATCCG GTATGTGTTGTATAACTTCCCTCTGCTATCGGCGGTGGTGGGCGTGGGCAGTAACTTCCTCTTCCTGTGCGTCATCGTGCTGTTTGGCTACCTGCACATCATCTGGGGCGGCATCTGGCCCCCCGAGCAGGTCCGCGTGCGG GTGATGATGGGGGATGCCACTCGActgcagcagaggagagaagaggcacgCAAGCGCCTGTCATCCACCAACCTGCAGAACGagt TCAATAAGCCGGACACAGATAGACCGCCCTCTAGAGGAAGCACCCAggaagcactctcctctccaaAAAAGG GGTTACTAGAAGCAACCGTGATTCGCGCTTCAGATTCTGAAGGAATGCAATACAGCAGTGCag atgaGGCAGTGATCCTGGAGGCCCCGCGTCTGACTGAGATGGAGGCGAGTGAAGAGGAGGATTCAGAACCCTCCAGCAAGACTCCCCCGTCCACCCCATTACTACCACCACAAGACACACCCAGCAACAACGACATCACTCTCAGGCAgagacactga
- the LOC134453329 gene encoding uncharacterized protein LOC134453329, which produces MSDHGDSSRGPVEEPHGGHGDKRSDAAVKRRMNKNVAAERGVLCKVCPERALKSCVTCMASFCKEHVKMHYILPALQKHELVEATENLKQKVCQQHHLPFELFCKTDQRRSFPRDQLTVQRHLIKKGPPDSYRLPTEKTNIGGDEDVRRLTFGKRNLSKPLHTILLVGVTGIGKTTLINAMVNYMFGVKSRDEVWFQITEEEKRKSQVESQTTKITVYDVFVETSSLSLRIIDRPGYGSADAADRNVAEKLLVLFRSEDGVHEINAVGLVVKSDQNHLTDFQHYTFDAILSLFGKDLEKNIVVFVTHSDGMSAGNAIAAIKELKVSGHGHLKPHHFLFNNIQSKSYEKENRVPYQRAWDLGYRSMEKLLAFLHDSSEKPLKMTEDVLDERQKLEARVHNLQDGIKMKDLKEDELQKTLTVLEENKN; this is translated from the exons ATGAGTGACCATGGAGACAGCAGCAGAGGCCCAGTGGAGGAACCACATGGGGGCCATGGGGATAAGCGCAGTGACGCTGCAGTCAAAAGAAGAATGAATAAGAATGTGGCTGCAGAAAG AGGTGTGCTTTGCAAAGTCTGCCCAGAGAGGGCTTTGAAGTCCTGTGTCACCTGCATGGCCTCCTTCTGTAAAGAACATGTGAAGATGCACTACATACTTCCAGCACTGCAGAAGCATGAGCTAGTGGAGGCCACTGAAAACCTGAAGCAGAAGGTGTGTCAGCAGCACCACCTACCATTTGAGCTGTTTTGCAAGACGGACCAGAG ACGTTCTTTCCCAAGAGATCAACTGACTGTACAACGTCATCTGATTAAAAAGGGTCCACCTGATAGTTACCGGCTTCCAACAGAGAAGACCAACATTGGTGGAGACGAAGATGTCAGAAGATTGACATTTGGCAAAAGAAATTTGAGTAAACCTCTGCACACCATTCTTCTAGTTGGCGTAACAGGCATAGGGAAAACAACATTAATCAATGCTATGGTCAACTATATGTTTGGGGTCAAGTCTAGGGATGAAGTCTGGTTTCAGAtcacagaggaagagaaaaggaagtCTCAGGTAGAATCCCAAACAACAAAGATCACTGTTTATGATGTATTTGTGGAAACAAGTTCTCTATCTCTCAGAATAATTGACAGACCAGGTTATGGATCTGCTGATGCGGCTGACCGCAATGTTGCAGAAAAATTGCTAGTTTTGTTCAGATCTGAAGACGGAGTTCATGAAATCAATGCTGTAGGTCTGGTAGTTAAGTCAGATCAAAATCACCTCACAGATTTTCAGCATTACACTTTTGATGCCATTCTCTCCCTGTTTGGGAAAGATCTAGAGAAGAACATAGTGGTGTTCGTCACTCATTCAGATGGAATGTCTGCCGGCAATGCCATTGCTGCCATCAAAGAATTAAAGGTTTCTGGACACGGCCATTTGAAACCACATCATTTCCTTTtcaacaacatacagtcaaagagCTATGAGAAGGAAAATAGAGTTCCTTACCAGAGGGCATGGGATTTAGGATATAGGAGCATGGAAAAGCTTTTGGCATTCTTGCATGATAGTAGTGAAAAACCGTTAAAGATGACCGAAGATGTACTTGACGAGCGCCAAAAACTAGAAGCCCGTGTCCACAATCTACAAGATGGCATTAAGATGAAAGATCTGAAAGAAGATGAACTTCAGAAAACTCTAACCGTCCTGGAGGAAAATAAAAATTAA